Proteins from a single region of Fusobacterium gonidiaformans ATCC 25563:
- a CDS encoding Abi family protein, giving the protein MSTDKSKQSSSQLIEHMKEKGIKFNIVNEVEAQQFLENNNYYFKLAAYRNNYEKNSKGKYLNLDFAYLKELSIIDMELRYLILQMALDIEHFIKVKILNDIEKNDLEDGYNIVTEFCSQNERVNSTIDNHAKSEYCRKLIQKHKDNFPLWAFVEVISFGDTIKLYEFYCKKYGTLQNWKLLYPVRDIRNAAAHSNCLIYNLEKDRIKTSPKIINYVKSISTIGEDMRKNKLSNKLFSDFATLIYVYDSFVTSDSLKQKRAKELQYFFEQRMKKNQDFFIKNDKICSAYIFGKCIVDNFVEKILQEKDNFFISLIKKIVDILKKAC; this is encoded by the coding sequence ATGTCAACAGATAAATCAAAGCAAAGTAGTAGCCAGCTGATAGAACATATGAAAGAGAAAGGGATAAAATTTAATATTGTTAATGAAGTAGAAGCACAGCAATTTTTGGAAAATAATAACTATTATTTTAAACTGGCTGCATATAGAAATAATTATGAAAAGAACAGTAAAGGGAAATATTTAAATTTGGATTTTGCATATCTTAAGGAACTTTCTATTATTGATATGGAACTCAGATATCTAATTTTGCAAATGGCATTAGACATAGAACATTTTATTAAAGTGAAGATTTTAAATGATATTGAAAAAAATGACTTAGAAGATGGGTATAATATTGTTACAGAGTTTTGTAGCCAAAATGAACGGGTAAATTCTACAATTGATAATCATGCGAAAAGCGAATATTGTAGAAAATTGATTCAAAAACATAAAGATAATTTTCCTCTTTGGGCATTTGTGGAAGTAATTTCTTTTGGGGATACAATAAAACTTTATGAATTTTATTGTAAAAAATATGGAACTTTACAAAATTGGAAATTACTATATCCAGTTAGAGATATTAGAAATGCAGCTGCTCATAGTAACTGTTTGATTTATAATTTAGAAAAAGATAGAATAAAAACTTCTCCCAAAATTATCAACTATGTTAAATCTATCTCTACTATTGGAGAAGATATGAGAAAAAATAAATTATCAAATAAATTGTTTTCAGATTTTGCAACATTAATATATGTTTATGATAGTTTTGTCACAAGTGATAGCCTTAAACAAAAACGAGCAAAAGAGTTACAGTATTTTTTTGAGCAGAGAATGAAAAAAAATCAAGATTTTTTCATTAAAAATGATAAAATATGCTCTGCATATATATTTGGAAAATGTATTGTTGATAATTTTGTAGAAAAAATATTACAAGAAAAAGATAATTTTTTTATAAGTTTAATAAAAAAAATAGTTGACATTTTAAAAAAAGCATGTTAG
- a CDS encoding DNA methyltransferase: protein MEEGGAFYVFYAESEVIAFRDALEKSGLKYSQTLVWVKNSFNLSRQDYNWKHEPCLYGWKLGKAHYFIKDFTQDTELQTEEILKKMSKKELIQHILELEEKVYTTVIRENKPLKNDVHPTMKPIKLLARLIANSSKKGWKVIDLFGGQEVP, encoded by the coding sequence TTGGAAGAAGGCGGAGCCTTTTATGTCTTTTATGCAGAATCAGAGGTGATAGCCTTCCGAGATGCTTTGGAAAAATCAGGGCTAAAGTATTCACAAACACTAGTCTGGGTTAAGAATTCTTTCAATCTTTCAAGACAAGATTACAATTGGAAACATGAACCTTGTCTTTATGGTTGGAAGCTTGGGAAAGCTCATTATTTTATAAAGGACTTTACGCAAGATACGGAACTTCAAACAGAAGAAATTCTAAAGAAGATGAGTAAGAAAGAATTGATTCAACACATTCTCGAATTGGAAGAAAAGGTATATACTACTGTAATTCGTGAAAATAAACCACTGAAAAATGATGTGCATCCTACGATGAAACCAATTAAATTACTAGCTCGATTGATTGCAAATTCGAGCAAAAAAGGATGGAAAGTTATAGATTTATTTGGTGGTCAGGAAGTACCTTGA